ACCAGGCAATGATGAGAAAGCTTTTCAATAAAATGCAGGAAGGAAAATCCGTTTCCCTCATTTACTTCCTGGTAATGGCCTACACAATAGCTGCCCTCATATGGTGGGGGATCCTCTTGTTCAGGCAAAGTAAACAGATCAGTACATTTGAGCGACAGAACCTCTATCTGCGGGTCGATAGCCTCTCCCGGCCGGTGGAACATCAGCTGGAGTTGCAACGGATCAATAAAGACGAGCATATGCGCTCCTTCAAATACCTGGGAGAAGGCATTATATTCCTGGGAATTATCTTGCTGGGCGCGGTTTTCGTGTACAGGGCCGTGTGGAAATACATGAAACTAAGCCGGCAACAGCAAAATTTTATGATGGCAGTGACACATGAATTGAAATCACCCATCGCTGCGGCAAAACTGAACCTCGAAACCATCCGGAAACACCGGCTGGATGAAGAAAAGCAGCTAAAGCTGCTCAACAACACCATTCGCGAAACCAACCGGCTCGATCAGCTTTGTAATAATATCCTGTTGGCTGCCCAGCTGGAAACACATAAATACCGTTTGTTCAAAGAAGCACTCGATTTCTCTGCGCTGGTGGAGAACAGCATCAAAGAGCTGGACGGCCGCATAGGCACCCACCAGATCGATGCCGAAATACAGCCGCATATGTGGATGGATGGCGACAAGCTTACGTTGCAGATAGTATTGAGCAACCTGGTGGAGAATGCAGCGAAATATGCCCCGAAGAATACCAGGATCCTGGTGAAGCTCTTCGAAGACCAGCAGCTGCTGAAATTACAGGTGATAGATGAAGGGCCGGGTGTGCCGGAGGAGGAGAAGAAACGCATCTTCCTGAAATTCTACAGGGTAGGCAACGAAAACACCCGTAAAGCCAAAGGCTCCGGCCTGGGCCTGTTCCTGACAGCTAAAATAGTGGAGCAGCATGGCGGCAGTATTGAAGTGAAGGATAATACGCCCACCGGTAGCTGCTTTGAAATAACATGGCCTGAATATTCCGTACAAACAGCGTAAATTAGAGAATGGATTAACTGATCCGTTGTAAAATCAAACAATAACACATGAAGGAAGCGACAAAGGCATCAATACTGTTGGTGGAGGATGAAGAGAACCTTCAGGAAGCATTAAAGCTGAACCTGGAGCTGGAAGGATATGAGGTTACTGCAGTAGATAACGGTACTGCTGCGCTGAAAGCAGTAAAGAACGAATATTTTGATCTTATCATACTGGATATCATGTTACCTGAAATGGATGGCATCGCCGTTTGTGAAAACATCCGTATTCAGAATAACGAAATACCCATCCTTTTCCTGAGCGCTAAAAATAGCAGTGCCGACAGGGTGCTGGGCCTCAAGAAAGGCGGCGATGACTATATGACCAAACCCTTTAACCTGGAGGAGCTCCTGCTGAGAGTCGAAAAACTGATCGTTAAGAACAAGAAGATCCAGGATAAAGACAGCGTGCCTAATGTATACCGCTTCGGTGATAATGTGATCGATTTTGCCGCCCAGGAATGTGTTGGTAAAGATGGTAAACATTATGAGTTAAGTAAGAAAGAAGCGATGTTGCTGAAGTTGCTTATCGAAAACAAAGGTGAAGTGGTAACCCGCGAGAAAATATTGCAGGTAGTATGGGGTTATAACGTATATCCTACTACCCGAACCATCGACAATTTTATACTCAACTTCCGTAAGTATTTTGAGGAAGATAGCCGGAACTCCAGGTATTTCCACTCTGTCAGAGGTGTGGGATACAAGTTCACGGAAGCGTAAAGTTCTCTTGTGTCATTGCGAGGCAGCAGCATCGCCAGCAACGGAATACTGCTGCTTTGTTTCTTCATTGCGGGGTTGTGCCATGCCAGATTTCACCCCATATTCCCCGTTTTCCTTAAAAATCCGACCTCGTACTAAATCCCCCTTTCCATTGGTGATTAATTAGCCGATATTTATTAAGCTTATATAACTAAGGAGAATCAACTACCTAGAAACCTGATTTGTGGCATATTATTATGTTAATATGATCTTTACTGCGGAGTGGCCGTTCTGGCTGTTTTTTTTGTTAAGTCTCATAACCCTAACATTATTTTTTGCCCTGCGGGAAAGAAAAATCAGGAGAGCCTCAGCGAAAGAAATAACCAAACACCATACGCAGGTACACCTGGAGCTTCATGCTTTCCAGGCGCAGATGGACCCGCATTTTATTTTCAACAGCCTCAATGCCATTCATCACTATATACTCACCACCAGCACCGACATGGCATCCCTCTATCTTACCCGGTTTTCGCGCCTGATGCGCCTGATGATCGGTAATTTCAATAAGGAGTGGATCTCCCTGCAGGATGAGCTGGATGCCCTGGAACTATACATTCAGCTCGAACAGCTCCGGTTTGAAGAACAGTTTAATTATCAACTCCAGGTATTGCCGGGGGTGAATAAGCAATTCACCCAGATCCCTCCTCTCATCATACAACCCTATGTACAATATGCTATCTGGCACCGGATACTACTACGGCCCCAGAAAACAGGCGGTTGCCTCAAGATCGTCATCTGCAGGGAAAAAGACCGGTTACTGATCCAGCTGGAAGATAATGGGATAGCAGTTACAGATATCCCCGTTAACAACGGAGAACATCAAACAAACGGAATCGATATTGCCGCCGAACGGCTTTATATGATGAGTGAAAAATATCATATGAAAGCCAGCATAAAAGCCTTGCAGTTGTTCGATGAAAAGCGCCTGCCCGCCGGAAACCGGCTTATTATTAGTATGCAGCATGTGGCCACCAGACAATCGCTGGCCGGTTAATTGGTAAAGTGCCCGTAATTGCTTAATTTCTACCTGATTTTCAGAGCGAAAGAGCACCTTACAACCATATCAGATGCGTACCATTATCGTGGACGACGAAAAGCACAGCCGGGACGTGCTGCAAATGATGCTTGAAAAGTATTGCCCACATGTAGTTATATTGGCTCAATGCTGTAATGGAAATGAAGCCCTCAAAGCTATCCGTGAGCTCCGGCCCGAACTGATATTCCTGGATGTGGAAATGCCCGGCATGGATGGTTTCCAGATACTGGAAGCCTGCGAAGTACATGCGTTTTCTGTGATCTTCATTACTGCTTATGATCAGTATGCCCTGAAGGCAATACGTCATAGCGCGCTGGACTATTTGCTGAAACCTGTAGATCTGACGGAGCTGAAAGAAGCGGTGAAAAAAGCCGGCTCTCAGTCCGGCGACTCTTCCGGGAAGGTAATGAACCTGCTCCGGTTTCTTCGTGAACAAGCCGGTTGTGAGGAGAGGCGCGCCTTTCCTACTGCCAATGGATTAAGGATGGTGGCAGCCCGGGATATCATCTATTGCCGTTCCACGGGAGCACAAACCTGGTTACATTTACAGGCGCCGGAACAACCGTTGCCAGTACAACGCACATTGCCGGAAATGGAGGAGTGGCTGACGAATAAAGGATTTTTCAGGGTTCATAATAGTTTTCTGATTAACCTTTCCTTCATGGAAAAATACATCAAGGGAGATGGTGGGGAAATTATTATGTGCAACGGTTTCAGCATTCCGCTGGCACGCGAAAAAAAGCATGATTTTCTGCTCCGGATAGAGCGGTTATAAACGTTTGATATTGGAACAGCTGATCCAGCCATTTTTGCCATCGGCAAGCTCTATTTTGCAGAAATCCTGGGTAGAGTCAGTAATATGTACCTTCGTGCCCTCTCCTACTTCAAAAGCATCTTTGCTGTTTTCGTCGGGAGCCGTCTTCGCCCTGATGTTATTGTTCATCACAATACCCTGCTGGTGATTATTTGAAATGCGGTAAGTATCTATTGCCATCATCAGATACAGGGCAAATAAAACGCCCAAAGCGTAGGCACCCCATCGCAGGAACTTGTTCTTCCATCCGGGAAGCCATGTATTTACTACCACAGCTGCCACCAGGAGCCATAAGAAAATGATCGCTCCTGTTGCCCACCCATTGGGCTTATGAAGATGTTGTAATTGCAGCCACCATTGCTGGAAAAATACCAGTGGCAACTCCCCTATATACCCATTTACTTTCTGGTTGGCAAGCCCAAGATTATGCTGAACAGCAGCATCACCAGGTGCCAGCTGCAATGCTTTTTCGTAGGCATAAACGGCCATTCCGGTCTTCCCTGCTTTATACCAGGCATTGCCGGCATTGAACCAGACGGCCTTCTGCTGATGGCCCTCGTTCAGTAGCTGCTGGTAAATCCCGGCAGCTTCGGTGAACTTGCTCTGGTTAAAGAGTTTGTTGGCGTCATCGAATCTTTGCTGCGGACTTTGGGCATTGCCCGTTGTAACGCCCAGCAGCAAAGTGATCGCCAGTATGATCAATTGAATATTTTTATACTTCAGCATTCGCCTTTCGTTAATTAGTTCTTCAATACATCTTCGAGGTTACTGATAATGCTGACCGCTTTCTCATAAGTACCCTGCATTTTGTGATTATCCTGCCCCGGAGCATATAAAGCTACTTCACAATTGTCTATCAGCGCGAACAGGTCGTGTGTATTGCTTCCATTGATTTTGCGGGCACTTAACTTGTCCTGCACCAGCTGTTTACTGAGGTCGGCCATTGGGATTTTCAGCTTGGAGCTGAGATAGCCCCATACTGCTCTCGATGTTTCTTCGTAGAAAGCTTTGTCCTTGCCTTCCCGCAGGTAGCGGGCAGCAAGTTCCAGCCTTTTCAGCGCCACCTTATTGGCGTAGCGGTGCTTCAA
The genomic region above belongs to Chitinophaga sp. 180180018-3 and contains:
- a CDS encoding response regulator transcription factor, producing the protein MKEATKASILLVEDEENLQEALKLNLELEGYEVTAVDNGTAALKAVKNEYFDLIILDIMLPEMDGIAVCENIRIQNNEIPILFLSAKNSSADRVLGLKKGGDDYMTKPFNLEELLLRVEKLIVKNKKIQDKDSVPNVYRFGDNVIDFAAQECVGKDGKHYELSKKEAMLLKLLIENKGEVVTREKILQVVWGYNVYPTTRTIDNFILNFRKYFEEDSRNSRYFHSVRGVGYKFTEA
- a CDS encoding tetratricopeptide repeat protein, with amino-acid sequence MLKYKNIQLIILAITLLLGVTTGNAQSPQQRFDDANKLFNQSKFTEAAGIYQQLLNEGHQQKAVWFNAGNAWYKAGKTGMAVYAYEKALQLAPGDAAVQHNLGLANQKVNGYIGELPLVFFQQWWLQLQHLHKPNGWATGAIIFLWLLVAAVVVNTWLPGWKNKFLRWGAYALGVLFALYLMMAIDTYRISNNHQQGIVMNNNIRAKTAPDENSKDAFEVGEGTKVHITDSTQDFCKIELADGKNGWISCSNIKRL
- a CDS encoding response regulator, with protein sequence MRTIIVDDEKHSRDVLQMMLEKYCPHVVILAQCCNGNEALKAIRELRPELIFLDVEMPGMDGFQILEACEVHAFSVIFITAYDQYALKAIRHSALDYLLKPVDLTELKEAVKKAGSQSGDSSGKVMNLLRFLREQAGCEERRAFPTANGLRMVAARDIIYCRSTGAQTWLHLQAPEQPLPVQRTLPEMEEWLTNKGFFRVHNSFLINLSFMEKYIKGDGGEIIMCNGFSIPLAREKKHDFLLRIERL
- a CDS encoding histidine kinase, which codes for MIFTAEWPFWLFFLLSLITLTLFFALRERKIRRASAKEITKHHTQVHLELHAFQAQMDPHFIFNSLNAIHHYILTTSTDMASLYLTRFSRLMRLMIGNFNKEWISLQDELDALELYIQLEQLRFEEQFNYQLQVLPGVNKQFTQIPPLIIQPYVQYAIWHRILLRPQKTGGCLKIVICREKDRLLIQLEDNGIAVTDIPVNNGEHQTNGIDIAAERLYMMSEKYHMKASIKALQLFDEKRLPAGNRLIISMQHVATRQSLAG
- a CDS encoding ATP-binding protein — its product is MMRKLFNKMQEGKSVSLIYFLVMAYTIAALIWWGILLFRQSKQISTFERQNLYLRVDSLSRPVEHQLELQRINKDEHMRSFKYLGEGIIFLGIILLGAVFVYRAVWKYMKLSRQQQNFMMAVTHELKSPIAAAKLNLETIRKHRLDEEKQLKLLNNTIRETNRLDQLCNNILLAAQLETHKYRLFKEALDFSALVENSIKELDGRIGTHQIDAEIQPHMWMDGDKLTLQIVLSNLVENAAKYAPKNTRILVKLFEDQQLLKLQVIDEGPGVPEEEKKRIFLKFYRVGNENTRKAKGSGLGLFLTAKIVEQHGGSIEVKDNTPTGSCFEITWPEYSVQTA